In Streptomyces rapamycinicus NRRL 5491, the genomic stretch GGAAGTCGGCTTGGTATCCGAGCGCCTCCGCGCGTTGCGCGGTGATCCGCTCGACGTCGGCGAGGGTGTCGGCACCGTAGAGGGCGGGCTCACGGATCCCGAGCATGTTCAGGTTCGGGCCGTTCAGGATCAGCAGGCGGCCGTGCCGCATGGAGGCTCCTCACAAGGTGGTGGTCACGCGGGCTGCGGGGGCCGCTGCGGTCGTCCGCGGGGTGCGTCCCAGCTGTTTCAACGGCACGTGGGCGGTCTCGCGGCCTGCGAAGGCCGCCGCCGCGGCAAGCACGCAGAGCACGGCGAGCAGGATCGCGAGCGGAACCCAGCCGAACGCCCCCGTGCCGATCATGAGCGCGGCGATGGTGGGCAGGAAGCCCTGGGGCACGTTTGCGAACTGGGTCGAGACCGCCAAACCGGTGTAGCGGACCCGGGCATCGAACATCTCCGCGTACAGCGATGGCCAGACACCGTTCGGCGCCGCGTAGCACACCGAGCCCAGCAGGACTGAGGCGAGCACGACGAGTGACCAGTTCGAGGTCGTGATGGCCCAGAAGTAGACGAACACCGACGCGGCGCAGCCCAGGGCGCCCACGGCGAACACCGGGCGGCGGCCGATCTTGTCCGAAAGCTTGGCCCACAACGGGATCGTGACGACCTGGCCGATGTTGGAGATGACGATCGTCCACAGCATCGAGGAGCGCGAGATGTTCCACTGCTCCACCGCGTACCCCAGGCCGAACACCGTCACGGTGGTGGAGATCGTGGCGTAGAGGTGGCAGACGACGATCCGGAGGAACGAGCCCCAGTAGTGGCGAATGAAGACCATCAGCGGGAACTTGACGACCTCCTGGCTCTCCTTCATCTCCTCGAAGGCGGGCGGCTCCTCCAGCGTGCGACGCACGATCATCGCGACGATCACCACGATCGCGCTGGCCCAGAACGGCACCCGCCAGCCCCAGGAATAGAGGGCCTCGGTCGGCAGGGCCGCGACCGGGATGAAGGCCAGTGTCGCCACGACCAGCCCGGCCTGGGTCCCGGAGAGAGTGAAGCTGGTGAAGTAGCCGCGCCTGCCCTCGGGAGAATGCTCGAGGGTCATCGAGCTCGCGCCGCTCTGCTCGCCTGCGGCGGAGAACCCCTGCGCCACGCGGCACAGCACCAGCAGGATCGGTGCCCAGACGCCGATGACGGAGTAGCTGGGAAGGCAGCCGATCAGGAAGGTCGAACCGCCCATGGTGGCCAGCGTGAAGATCAGGACGCGCTTGCGGCCGATCCGGTCGCCGAAGTGGCCGAGGAAGAACGAGCCGATCGGCCGGGCGATGTAGGCGACCGCGAAGGTCGCCAGCGCGGCCAGCGTGCCGGTGGCCGCGCCGGCGTCGGGGAAGAACACATGGCTGAAGACCAGCGCCGACGCCGATCCGTAAATGAAGAAGTCGTAATACTCGACCATGCTGCCCAGGAAGGAGGCGAGCGCGGCCTTCTGGGGTGTTTGGCCCGTTGTCGTCGTATGGGACACGAGACACTTCCTTGTGTCAGGTTCGAGCTGGATTTTGTGACGGATTCACGCCGGAGGCGACCGGGAGGTCCGCGGATCAGCCGTTGAGAACGGCGGTGGCCGAAGCGAAGGCCTGCCGGGCGGCCTCGTCGACCGGCAGGGCGCGGAACCACGGATCGTTTACCTCGACCGACCAGGGGCCGGTGTAGCCGAGGTTGCGGAGCTCCGCGACCAGCGCGCGGACGGGGAGCTCACCCCTGCCCGGCAGTAACCGGGTCGAACGGGCCTTGCGCAGCATGTCCGGGTCGTCCGGGCGGACCCGGGGACCGTCGTTGAGCTGGACGCCGACGACTTCCCGGGCGTCGATGTCGTGGAGCACGGCGGCGTCGGCACCGGTGGCGAACCAGTGCCAGATGTCGATCATCACGCCCGCGTTCGGCGCCCCGCTGCGCCGGACCACGTCGAGTGCCGCGGGATAGTCGCACAGCGCGCCCCAGGCGAATGCCTCCACCGCCAGGGTGACGCCCAGCGGGGCCAACCGGGCAGCCAGCTCGGCGAGGCGGTCGGCCGCGCGTCCGGGATCGGCCGGCCCGGCGGCGAACTCACCGGAGGTGACCCGGAGCGGCCCCCAGGCGCGCGCAGCCTCAGCGAGCGTGACCTCGGCGTCCGACGGCGCCGCAACCGACTCGGCGAGCGCCCACCCACCGAGGAACTCGGCCTCGGTGACGGCGAGCCCGGCATCGGCGGCCACGGTGCGCACGGCACCGACCCCGCCGTGCGCCGCGAGGTCGGCGAACTGCACACCGAGCCCGGTGAATCCCGCCCGCGCGGCAGCGGCGGCCCGCGCGGCGAAAGGAGTGCGCGCGGGATCGGTGAACCCGGCCCCGTGCAGCGTCACATAGCTCGCGGTCAGCCCGGTCACGCGGACGCCCCTCCGAACGGCGGGGTCGCGTGGGTGTGGAACGACTCCGGCACGCCCAGGCCCCACGCGGTGCCGCGGCCTTTCGACTCGGCGTCCCACGTGACGGTCTCGAAGTCCGGCGCGAAGATGTGGATCCCGCCGGTGAACACCTCGACGCGGTTGCCGCCGGGCTCGTACACGTAGAGGAAGAAACCTTGAGTGCGCGAGTGCTTGGCGGGACCGAACTCGATGAACACGTCGTTCTCGAGGAAGACGTCGGCGGCGCGGATCACATCCGAGGTCTCGGGCACGGCGTAGGCCAGGTGGTGCAGTCGTCCGGTGGTGGGGGCGGGTTCTTTCGTGAGCGCGAGGTCGTGGGCCTTCGTCATGACCGAAAGCCAAGCGCCGACCTCGTCGCCCCCGGCGGGGACGAGCCGCTCACGCAGCTTGAACCCGAGGGCCTCCTGCTGGAAACGGCTCGCCTCGACGACGTCCGGCACCAGCAGGTTGATGTGGTCGATGCGCGCGGCAGCGGCACCCTTGGGGGCGAAGCGCTGCGGCTGGTTCGGAAGGGCCGGCGCCTCGCCGGGCGGCGGCACGTACTTCTCGGTCTCGAAGTACACCTCCTGGACATGCCCGCCGACGCCGGTGTAGCGGTAGGCCTTGCCGTGGCCGAAGTCGCCGTCATGCCAGGCGCCCTCGACACCGTGCTTCTCCAGCGCCGCGACCCGTCGCTCGAGGGCCTGCGGGCTGGTCGCCCGCCACGCCACGTGGCCCAGACCGGCCTCGGGGGCGCCCGTCAGAGTGAGTGAGGTCAGGACGTCGTCGTTCCAGGCACGCAGGTGCGCCCGCCCGGGGTCCTCGCCGACGAGGGTCAGCCCGTAGACCTCGGTGAAGAACGCGACGGACTCCTCGGGCCGGGGCGTGAGCAGCTCGGCGTGGCCGAGCTGGGCGATGGCGTAGATCGGCTCCGGGCGGCTGTTCATCGCACCGTGCCTTCCTCGGCGATGGCCTTGGCTTCCAGCTCGGCGACGCCCTCCAGGATGGACGGCGCGTGATTGGCGATCGAGACGCCACCGAAGAGGTAGGCGAGGTTGATCGCAGCCTGAAGCTCTTCCCAGCTCGCCCCGGCCCGCCGGGCCGCATGTCCGTGGATCTTCGCCGCGTCCCGCAACTGCACCGCCAGCACTGCGAACAGGATCAGCTGGACGGTCTTCTGATCCAGCACATCGGTGTAGGTGACGAGGTTGCAGACCTTCTCCTGCGCGAGGAGCAGCTCTGGGTTCGTCCGGGCCAGGCTGTCGAAACGGGCCTGGATACGCGGTGGCACGAAGCCCGCCATCTCGCGGTAAGTCTGCAGGTAATGGTCGATCTCGTGCTGCTGCTCCGTGGTGGGGGCCGCGCCCTCGGCGTCCCGTGTACTGCCAGTCATGGGTGACCTTCCCGTATCGGTGGCAAAGGTCACGGTCGTGGCTGCGGCAGGTGTGGCGAAAGTCTGCGTTCCCATTGAACGGGAGTGCAGAGCGGAAAAATCAGGGATGGGAGCGAATCTGCTGGTCACGTAGCGCGCGGGAAATGGAGATGGCGGCGGTGCGTACGGCGGGCGCCAGCCGTTCCGGGCGTCCACCAGTGGTGTGCAGGACGACATCCAGTGCCGCGACAACCGCTCCCGAGGCGTCTTGAATGGGCGCGGCGACCGACAGTGACCCCAGTGTGAGCTCCTCGTAGGCGAAGGCGACGCCCGTGCCGCGTACGTCGTCGAGGACCCGGACGAGCCGGCCGGGTTCGACGATGGTGTGTCGGGTGAAGCGTGTCAGTGGCGCCGCCAGAACCTTGGCCTGCACCTCTTTGGGCGCATGAGCCAGCAGCACCTTGCCGACCCCGGTGGCGTGCAGCGGCAGGCGCCCGCCGCGGCGCGACTTCACCAGCAGCGCACCGGACCCGGAGATCTTCTCTATGTAAAGCGCCTGACCGTCCTGACAGACGGCGAGGTGAACGTTCTCCTTGGTCCCCTCGAACAGGTCCTGCATGACCGAGAGGGCGACGTCGCGCAGCGACTCGCCGCGAGGGGCGAGCGATCCGAGCTCCCACATGCGTAGCCCGACCCGGTAGCCGGCACCGTCACAGCGCTCCAGCCCGCCCCACGCGACGAGCTCGGTGGCCAGCCGGTGCGCCGTCGACAAGGGCAGCCCGGTGCGGGCGCTGAGCTCGTTGAAGGTGAGCTCAGGGGAGTCAGGGCCGAAGGCGTCGAAAAGCGCGACGACCTTGCTCGTTACTGAGCGCCCCGGAATCTCGGCCATGGTTCCTCCGTTCACCGCTTGAACCGGGGCATCTCCAGAAACGCCGTTCACTGGACAGGCCTGTGTCACCCGCAGCTCTCGCCATAAGGTGGGTGTTCCAGCTGCGAGCAGCCCGGCGGGTCCATTGGAATGCTGCGGTGACGCTGGTGTCCAGAGTCTCGCTCAAGACGGGGGCGGGCAGGGATGCGGCCGGCGCAAGCAGGTGGCGCCGGGTTCGGCGTCGGTGAACGCGGTCATGGGCCGTGGGCTCTTCCTTGTGCGGGAGGTGGTGCTGCGGGGCAGCCGGGGTTGATGTCGACGGACGCCTCGCAGGCATGAGGAGGTGGTCCCACCCGGGGTCGGGGGTGGGGTCAGTGGGCGGCGAGTGCTGCGCGGTGCTCCTGTCGGTGCGCGACGGAGGAGGCGGGCGTGGCGCTCGGGTGTGCCGGTGCTTGGTAACCACCAGGGGGCGGGAGGGCAGTGCGCCATTCATGACGACGCGCGCGTCCTGCTCTGAGGAAGCTGCGCTGCGGCTAGTGCCGCATCAGGCAACGTTCACCCCGTCGTGAGGTATTGCCCGGTTGCTGTGCTGGGCGGCACCGGACCGTCAGAATGATCACGTGGCTGAGCGTGTGCAGGTCCGTGAGATCGATGATGACGAGGGCAGACGGCTGCTGCGGATCGTCCGCCGGGGCGTCCTGGCCGTTGGACGGCGTTCGTCCTGCACGACGTCTTCCGGTACCCGTTCGCCGAGATCGCCGACGTTCTCGGCCGGACCCCCGCGGCCTGCAAGCAGCTGGCGGCCTCCGCCCGGCGGCGGGTGAGCGTCGCGCGCGCTCCGGTGACGGCGACCGGCCAGGCCGACGTGGTGAGGCACGTCAGAGAGGCATGGGAGACCAAGGACATCGCAGCCCTCGTCGGTCTCCTCAACCCGGCCGCCGTGATGACCGCCGACGGTGGCGGCATGGTCCGGCACCGTCCTGCGCCCGGTCGAGGGCGGCGCGCATCGCCCAGTACCTGGTCGCCACTGCCGATAAGGCTCCTGGGCTCGAACTCCTGGAGCGGTCGGTCAACAATGTGCCGGGCTTGGTGGCCATGCGCGCCGGTGCCGTCATGACCGTGGCCTCGTTCGGCGTCTCCGACACAGGGGGCGTCACCCGGATCTGGGCGGTCCGCAACCCGGAGAAGCTGCGGCCGTGGGCGCGGTTGCGTCCGAGCACCTCGCAGACCATTTCGTCAGGAGTTCTCGGGAGCAGCCTGCCAGGGGCGTCGGCGGGCCGCCCCCGTGGCATGCCGTCGGAGGTTCGAGGCATGCCATCGGCGCGTTCTTCAGAGCCGACGCAGCTTGGTGGTGAATACATAGCCGGCGACCTGGTCGCCGAGCTTTATCCCGTCCTCGGCATCCCACGGGAAGTGGACCCCCAGCCAGACTCGGCTGTAGGCGTCATCGCGGGCCGCTGAGCTGAAACTCTCGAAGTGTCGCTTCTTCACCGGAGACTGCGGCTCGTCGGTGGTCAGGTCGAACGCGATGGCGTCATTGTCGAAGTACCGCTGCAGGATGCCCGCCCAAGCCGCCCCGAACGTGGCATGTCCCGACGCCCAGGCCGGGAAGCATGGGGTGACGTTCACACCCTTCTGGTTCTTCAGTAGAGGCTTCCACTCGGGGTCCAGTCCGCCCTCGCGGATCGCCGACACCGGGCGCCACAGATCGATGGCCGTCAGGTATTTCACATCACGCACGGCGATTCCCGCGTCCGCCAACGCGATCGAGACCAGAGCGAACAGCCGTGCGTTCTGGTAGGTGTTCAGGCCGCGAACGGTCGCGATGTCCCGGGTCGCCTGCAGCAGCTGCCCCGGAGGCTTGTAGGTGCCGTCCAGGTCATTGGCCCAGAACCAGGCCGCGGCCTCCTGGGTCGCGGTGCGGTTGACGACGGGCGTCTTCGCCGTCGGCTTGTCCGCTCCCGCCGAACGCGCCGCCTCGACTTGGGCCTTGTAAGCATCGCTGGCCAGGAGTTTCTCGTAGGTGCCGTAGAGGCCGGGGGTGTCGGGACGGAACTGCGATCCGGAGGTGAGCGCGAACGGCTTGACCAAGCCCCAGTACGGTGTCACGGCCTGACTGTGCTGTGCGCAGGAGGGGTCCGGCATGTCGGGGTAACTGGTCGGCCGCCATGCTCCCGGCTCGAACGTGCCCGCGTACACACGGTCGTCGTCCGAGCCGTCACCGTTTCTGGCGTCCATCATCTGCGTCACCATCTTGTTGACGACGGTGACGTCGAGGATGTCGAACTCGGTGGGCTCGGTGCCGAACCGCTCCCGGAACTTGGCGTCGAGGAATTGGGTCTGGTTCTTGCCGTACAGCTTGAGCAGGATGTTGTACGCGGTGCGGCCGATCACCCGTTCTTCCTCGTCGGGTCCCTCAAGGATGCCCGCGTACTTCTCGGCGTGGATATAGGCTTCAGAGGTGATCTTTCCCTTCCATCTCAGCTGGTAGGAGCTCTCCGCGTCGTAGATCGCGGCGTTCAGCATCGCGGCCGAACGCGCCATCGGACCCGGACCTCCGCCCTCGCGTCTGATGACCTGTAACAACACGTCGTTCCAGTAGTGCACGGGATCAGCGATGGGACGCGGGGGAAGAGCGGCGTAAGCGGGCTGGGGAGCGACCGACAGGACACTCCCGGCGGCGGCGAGAACGGCCGCGGCGGACAGAACCTTTCGCCACGCCGCCTTCCGGCGGCGGATCATTCCATGAGGCAGAGGCATCGCACGGACTCCTCGTGACGAACGCTGGGGAAGCCACCCGGTCCGGGGCGGCGGCGAGAGCACCCCGCGCCCCGCACCCGGTCCACAGGCCGTACCGCATGGAATGGCTCATACCGGGCATGCGCATGCCCGAAAATCCTCAGGGCCGCCGCCCTTGGGCCAAGCCGGGAATGCAATCGGTGTTGGACGATCCCTGGACGTGCCAGAGGCCTCAGTAGGCTTGTGCAGCCGCTGCCGAAGCTGAAGCAGTACCTCGCGTATCTGCCCGAGGGGCCGGTCATCGACTGGGCGGCCCCGGATCTGGAGCGGTGGCTGGAGCCGATGCTCGCGTACGTGAAGGGGCAGGGAGCGTTCTCGGTGAAGATGAGGCCGCCCGTGGTGGCGCGCCGATGGAGTGCCGAGACGGTGAAAGCAGCGATCCCGACCCGCGGGCCCGGCGACTGCGCGACGTCGAAGCGACCACGCATGAGCCGAAGGCTTGCATATCGACGACCGGCTGCGCCGGATGGGCTGGCGCCAGAGCGAGGCCGGTGGCGAGGACGGCTTCACCGTGGGTCAGCCGCGCTACGTCTTCCAAATTCCCTTCGCCGGACGACCACTCGAGGAAATCCAGCGGGGCTTCAACCACCAGTAGGGACGAAACCCCCGAGCGGGACCGGTTCCTCCCCCTCCCACTGACCTCCTTCCAGCGCATGTGGACCGCGCTGACAGCCGAGGACCCCGACCGTATGCGCCTTTGCCTTGCCCACCACGAGGGTGAGGTCCTTGCTGCGGCCACGATGCTGACCGTCGGCCGCCATGTCTGGTACTCCTACGACGCCTCGACCAGCCGCAAACGCGAAGTCCAGCCGAACAACGCGATCCAGTGGCGGATGATGTCCGACGCCCACAGACTCGGCGCGGCCGTCCACGACTTCCGGGGCATCACCGACACCCCGGAAGAGAGCAACCATCTGCTGGGCCTCCTGCGGTTCAAGGTCGGCACCGGCGGCGAGGCCGTCGAATACCTCGACGAGTGGGACTACCCGCTCAACACGATGCTGCACAAGGCTCTCGGCTTCTACATGTCCCGGGCTGACCCGCTGTCCGTACCCCCGTGCCGACCGCTGTTCGGCCGCAGACCCCGTTCCTCTCCGCTCAGGCGGAGGTGCCCCGTCCAGTTCTGTGGTGTCGATCGGTACCAGCCCTACGGCAAACTTGGCAGCATGGTGAGTCTGCACGTCCTCACGGCAGGTGACTGGCCGCTGTGGTGGGAGATCT encodes the following:
- a CDS encoding MFS transporter, whose amino-acid sequence is MSHTTTTGQTPQKAALASFLGSMVEYYDFFIYGSASALVFSHVFFPDAGAATGTLAALATFAVAYIARPIGSFFLGHFGDRIGRKRVLIFTLATMGGSTFLIGCLPSYSVIGVWAPILLVLCRVAQGFSAAGEQSGASSMTLEHSPEGRRGYFTSFTLSGTQAGLVVATLAFIPVAALPTEALYSWGWRVPFWASAIVVIVAMIVRRTLEEPPAFEEMKESQEVVKFPLMVFIRHYWGSFLRIVVCHLYATISTTVTVFGLGYAVEQWNISRSSMLWTIVISNIGQVVTIPLWAKLSDKIGRRPVFAVGALGCAASVFVYFWAITTSNWSLVVLASVLLGSVCYAAPNGVWPSLYAEMFDARVRYTGLAVSTQFANVPQGFLPTIAALMIGTGAFGWVPLAILLAVLCVLAAAAAFAGRETAHVPLKQLGRTPRTTAAAPAARVTTTL
- a CDS encoding sugar phosphate isomerase/epimerase family protein, with the translated sequence MTGLTASYVTLHGAGFTDPARTPFAARAAAAARAGFTGLGVQFADLAAHGGVGAVRTVAADAGLAVTEAEFLGGWALAESVAAPSDAEVTLAEAARAWGPLRVTSGEFAAGPADPGRAADRLAELAARLAPLGVTLAVEAFAWGALCDYPAALDVVRRSGAPNAGVMIDIWHWFATGADAAVLHDIDAREVVGVQLNDGPRVRPDDPDMLRKARSTRLLPGRGELPVRALVAELRNLGYTGPWSVEVNDPWFRALPVDEAARQAFASATAVLNG
- a CDS encoding VOC family protein; the encoded protein is MNSRPEPIYAIAQLGHAELLTPRPEESVAFFTEVYGLTLVGEDPGRAHLRAWNDDVLTSLTLTGAPEAGLGHVAWRATSPQALERRVAALEKHGVEGAWHDGDFGHGKAYRYTGVGGHVQEVYFETEKYVPPPGEAPALPNQPQRFAPKGAAAARIDHINLLVPDVVEASRFQQEALGFKLRERLVPAGGDEVGAWLSVMTKAHDLALTKEPAPTTGRLHHLAYAVPETSDVIRAADVFLENDVFIEFGPAKHSRTQGFFLYVYEPGGNRVEVFTGGIHIFAPDFETVTWDAESKGRGTAWGLGVPESFHTHATPPFGGASA
- a CDS encoding carboxymuconolactone decarboxylase family protein, whose amino-acid sequence is MTGSTRDAEGAAPTTEQQHEIDHYLQTYREMAGFVPPRIQARFDSLARTNPELLLAQEKVCNLVTYTDVLDQKTVQLILFAVLAVQLRDAAKIHGHAARRAGASWEELQAAINLAYLFGGVSIANHAPSILEGVAELEAKAIAEEGTVR
- a CDS encoding IclR family transcriptional regulator, with translation MAEIPGRSVTSKVVALFDAFGPDSPELTFNELSARTGLPLSTAHRLATELVAWGGLERCDGAGYRVGLRMWELGSLAPRGESLRDVALSVMQDLFEGTKENVHLAVCQDGQALYIEKISGSGALLVKSRRGGRLPLHATGVGKVLLAHAPKEVQAKVLAAPLTRFTRHTIVEPGRLVRVLDDVRGTGVAFAYEELTLGSLSVAAPIQDASGAVVAALDVVLHTTGGRPERLAPAVRTAAISISRALRDQQIRSHP
- a CDS encoding vanadium-dependent haloperoxidase, which produces MARSAAMLNAAIYDAESSYQLRWKGKITSEAYIHAEKYAGILEGPDEEERVIGRTAYNILLKLYGKNQTQFLDAKFRERFGTEPTEFDILDVTVVNKMVTQMMDARNGDGSDDDRVYAGTFEPGAWRPTSYPDMPDPSCAQHSQAVTPYWGLVKPFALTSGSQFRPDTPGLYGTYEKLLASDAYKAQVEAARSAGADKPTAKTPVVNRTATQEAAAWFWANDLDGTYKPPGQLLQATRDIATVRGLNTYQNARLFALVSIALADAGIAVRDVKYLTAIDLWRPVSAIREGGLDPEWKPLLKNQKGVNVTPCFPAWASGHATFGAAWAGILQRYFDNDAIAFDLTTDEPQSPVKKRHFESFSSAARDDAYSRVWLGVHFPWDAEDGIKLGDQVAGYVFTTKLRRL